In the Pseudomonas orientalis genome, one interval contains:
- the pgaA gene encoding poly-beta-1,6 N-acetyl-D-glucosamine export porin PgaA yields MLPIPPLSASGRLRLLIAAALCSQLLMPAYAVADPAYDALIIQARNGHFTPALTQLRQLSAERQSPGQVSDHLVIAGWAGQDTEVLKVYEAQGKHRNLTTQALATVARTYRNQKQWAQAEAVYRQALLREPNNIDLQLGLALTQADGGKAGEAVQRLRALVAAQPNDPNRRMALGYALTRAGLNYDALFEFDQAFIRAGDKPDVAREYLVALQKARLPEAALRLSAKRPGLVNAVTQRRLEGDLAAERVRIAEFATRTEKERYVVADRALSDYDRLIARWIPDASAHDDVVRWRIDRLGALKARARTAEVIREYQAFNAEGVQLPTYALRWVAASYLDQRQPEKAEPLYRQVLSAPDADASYRVDDSTALFYALLESDKVEDARQVADTLAREQKPRVELKGLPIGNPNDNWMDAQQLSAQAGTFGGDLPGSEANLEALVAKAPGNVGLRIAQADMYRARDWPRRAEGTLKETEAQAPRDIGLQVSQAYTAMDLQEWRQMDALTDDVVARNPDNRQVQRLSRLRDVHDMAELRVEAYTGKSYGGGNNNDAGAVAGSRDWGIESVIYTPPIDEDWRLFAGAGYATADFSEGTGQHRWQRVGVERRTRDMTIEAEVSNHSYGDGSKQGAAVSIARDINDHWQYGGSVGYLLSTTPLRALNDGVTANGGSGFIRWRANESREWKLTLSPSHFSDGNDRVEALLSGREGLYSSPHVQIDLGLEVGASRNSKEDTAYFNPKSDFTVLPVINVNHVLYHRYETQWSQQFQIGAGTYSQHDYSTGGIGLVGYGQRFRWNDVLEMGANLSLISRPYDGDRERDLRLLVDLTYRF; encoded by the coding sequence ATGTTGCCAATCCCTCCACTCAGCGCTTCAGGCCGGTTGCGGCTGCTCATCGCAGCAGCCCTGTGCAGCCAATTGCTGATGCCTGCCTATGCCGTGGCCGATCCCGCCTATGACGCCCTGATCATCCAGGCGCGCAACGGTCACTTCACGCCGGCACTGACTCAGTTGCGCCAGCTGTCCGCCGAGCGCCAGAGCCCAGGCCAGGTCAGCGATCATCTGGTGATTGCCGGTTGGGCCGGGCAGGACACGGAAGTGTTGAAGGTGTATGAGGCACAGGGCAAGCATCGCAACCTCACCACCCAGGCACTGGCCACGGTGGCGCGCACCTATCGCAATCAAAAGCAGTGGGCCCAGGCCGAGGCGGTCTATCGCCAGGCGCTGCTGCGTGAGCCGAATAATATCGACCTGCAACTGGGCCTGGCGCTCACCCAGGCCGATGGCGGCAAAGCCGGCGAGGCGGTGCAACGCTTGCGCGCGCTGGTGGCGGCGCAACCGAATGACCCCAACCGCCGCATGGCGCTGGGCTACGCGCTGACCCGCGCCGGCCTGAACTACGACGCATTGTTCGAGTTCGACCAGGCGTTCATCCGTGCCGGCGACAAACCCGACGTGGCGCGTGAATACCTCGTCGCCCTGCAAAAGGCCCGCCTGCCGGAAGCCGCGCTGCGCCTGTCGGCCAAGCGCCCGGGCCTGGTGAACGCGGTGACCCAGCGCCGCCTGGAAGGCGATCTGGCCGCCGAGCGCGTGCGCATCGCCGAGTTCGCCACGCGCACCGAAAAAGAACGCTACGTGGTCGCCGACCGCGCCCTCAGTGACTACGACCGACTGATCGCACGCTGGATCCCGGACGCCAGCGCCCATGACGACGTGGTGCGCTGGCGCATCGACCGCCTGGGCGCGCTGAAGGCCAGGGCACGTACCGCCGAGGTGATCCGCGAGTACCAGGCCTTCAACGCTGAAGGTGTGCAATTGCCCACTTACGCGTTGCGTTGGGTGGCCGCCTCCTACCTCGACCAGCGCCAGCCGGAAAAAGCCGAACCCCTGTATCGCCAGGTGCTGAGCGCGCCGGACGCCGACGCCAGTTACCGCGTCGACGACAGCACCGCGTTGTTCTACGCCCTGCTGGAAAGTGACAAAGTCGAGGACGCCCGCCAGGTCGCCGACACCCTGGCCAGGGAACAGAAACCCCGCGTCGAACTCAAGGGCTTGCCGATTGGCAACCCCAACGACAACTGGATGGACGCGCAGCAACTCTCCGCCCAGGCCGGCACCTTCGGCGGTGACCTGCCGGGCAGCGAAGCCAACCTGGAAGCCCTGGTAGCCAAGGCGCCGGGCAACGTCGGCCTGCGCATCGCCCAGGCCGACATGTACCGCGCCCGTGACTGGCCGCGCCGCGCCGAAGGTACCCTCAAGGAAACCGAAGCCCAGGCGCCCCGCGACATCGGCCTGCAAGTGTCCCAGGCCTACACCGCCATGGACCTGCAGGAGTGGCGCCAGATGGACGCCCTCACCGACGACGTGGTCGCACGCAACCCGGACAACCGCCAGGTGCAGCGCCTCAGTCGCCTGCGCGATGTGCATGACATGGCCGAACTGCGCGTCGAGGCCTACACCGGCAAGAGCTACGGCGGCGGCAACAACAACGACGCAGGCGCAGTGGCCGGTAGCCGCGACTGGGGCATCGAAAGTGTGATCTACACGCCGCCCATCGACGAAGACTGGCGCCTGTTCGCTGGTGCCGGCTACGCCACCGCCGACTTCAGCGAAGGCACCGGCCAGCACCGTTGGCAGCGCGTGGGCGTGGAGCGGCGTACCCGCGATATGACGATCGAAGCCGAGGTGTCCAATCACTCCTACGGCGATGGCTCCAAGCAAGGTGCGGCCGTCTCGATTGCCCGCGACATCAACGACCACTGGCAGTACGGCGGCAGCGTCGGCTACCTGCTCAGCACCACGCCACTGCGCGCCTTGAACGACGGCGTCACGGCCAATGGCGGCAGTGGTTTCATCCGCTGGCGCGCCAATGAAAGCCGCGAGTGGAAGCTTACCCTCAGCCCGTCGCACTTCAGTGACGGCAACGACCGCGTCGAAGCGCTGCTCAGCGGACGCGAGGGCCTCTACAGCTCGCCCCATGTGCAAATCGACCTGGGCCTGGAAGTCGGCGCGAGCCGCAACAGCAAGGAAGACACCGCGTACTTCAACCCGAAGTCGGACTTCACGGTGTTGCCCGTGATCAACGTCAACCACGTGCTCTATCACCGCTACGAGACCCAGTGGAGCCAGCAGTTCCAGATCGGTGCGGGCACCTACAGCCAGCACGACTACTCCACCGGCGGCATCGGCCTTGTCGGCTACGGCCAGCGCTTTCGCTGGAACGACGTACTGGAAATGGGCGCCAACCTCAGCCTGATCAGCCGACCTTATGACGGCGACCGCGAACGCGATCTGCGTCTGCTCGTCGACCTCACTTACCGTTTCTAG
- the pgaC gene encoding poly-beta-1,6-N-acetyl-D-glucosamine synthase, translated as MFDRILAIFVLALVLGVPLGLIFLVTGQFLMDFVFFYPLFMSALWIAGGLYFWLHWERHWPWQEDTPAPTLAGNPLISIIVPCYNEGDNVADTMAAALGQVYTNIEVIAVNDGSSDNTAAILDALALQHPRLRVLHLAQNQGKAVALRMGAVAARSEYLVCIDGDALLDKNAAAYMVAPMLDNPRLGAVTGNPRVRTRSTLIGRVQVGEFSSIIGLIKRTQRVFGRIFTVSGVVVAFRKKALNRIDYWSTDMITEDIDVSWKLQLDHWAIFYEPRALCWILMPETVGGLWKQRLRWAQGGAEVLFKNIRGIWQWRHRYLWPLLFEYCLSTGWAFTFLLSVVFWGLGKFMVLPQAITVDSLVPPAFTGLVLAMVCLLQFAVSILIDRRYEKDLWKTLFWTVWYPMVFWLVSLFTTLVSFPKVLFNQHQKRARWVSPDRGIKPAQEEA; from the coding sequence ATGTTCGACAGAATCCTGGCTATATTCGTGCTGGCACTGGTATTGGGCGTGCCCCTGGGCCTGATCTTCCTGGTCACCGGGCAGTTCCTGATGGACTTCGTGTTTTTCTACCCGCTGTTCATGTCCGCGTTGTGGATCGCCGGCGGCCTGTACTTCTGGCTGCACTGGGAACGCCACTGGCCGTGGCAGGAAGACACGCCGGCGCCGACCCTGGCCGGCAACCCGCTGATCTCGATCATCGTCCCTTGCTACAACGAAGGCGATAACGTCGCCGACACCATGGCGGCCGCCCTGGGCCAGGTGTACACGAACATCGAAGTGATTGCGGTCAACGACGGCTCCAGCGACAACACCGCTGCGATACTCGACGCGCTGGCGCTGCAACACCCACGCTTGCGGGTGCTGCACCTGGCGCAGAACCAGGGCAAGGCCGTGGCCCTGCGCATGGGGGCGGTGGCGGCGCGCAGCGAATACCTGGTGTGCATCGACGGCGATGCGTTGCTCGACAAAAACGCGGCGGCCTACATGGTCGCGCCGATGCTCGACAACCCGCGCCTGGGCGCCGTCACCGGCAACCCGCGTGTGCGCACACGTTCGACCCTGATCGGCCGGGTACAGGTGGGCGAGTTCTCCTCGATCATCGGCCTGATCAAGCGTACCCAGCGCGTGTTCGGGCGCATCTTCACGGTGTCGGGTGTGGTGGTGGCGTTCCGCAAGAAGGCGCTGAACCGCATCGACTACTGGAGCACCGACATGATCACCGAGGACATCGATGTCAGCTGGAAGCTGCAACTCGATCATTGGGCGATCTTCTACGAGCCGCGCGCGCTGTGCTGGATTCTCATGCCCGAGACCGTCGGCGGCCTGTGGAAACAGCGCCTGCGCTGGGCCCAGGGCGGCGCTGAAGTGCTGTTCAAGAATATCCGTGGCATCTGGCAATGGCGCCATCGCTACCTGTGGCCGCTGCTGTTCGAATATTGCCTGTCCACCGGCTGGGCCTTCACCTTCCTGCTCTCGGTGGTGTTCTGGGGCCTGGGCAAATTCATGGTGTTGCCGCAGGCGATTACCGTCGACTCCCTGGTGCCGCCGGCGTTTACCGGGCTGGTGCTGGCGATGGTGTGCCTGCTGCAGTTCGCGGTGAGCATCCTGATTGACCGGCGCTACGAAAAAGACCTGTGGAAAACCCTGTTCTGGACCGTGTGGTACCCGATGGTGTTCTGGCTGGTCAGCCTGTTCACCACCCTGGTCAGCTTTCCCAAGGTGTTGTTCAACCAACACCAGAAACGCGCCCGCTGGGTCAGCCCGGACCGTGGTATCAAACCTGCCCAAGAGGAGGCGTGA